A window of the Serratia sarumanii genome harbors these coding sequences:
- a CDS encoding phosphate/phosphite/phosphonate ABC transporter substrate-binding protein — translation MYGVGREQAESFWQVLRDKLLRLGLPAAPERLSWPDDLAQHWRRDDLLLSQTCGYPLVSTLPQVQLIGTYHYRVEGCDGPNYRSWLVVRAGDPGERLADFRGRTAAYNSTDSQSGYNGLRALIAPLAQDGKFFGAAIASGAHYQSLKLIRSGQADIAAIDAISMELLRRAQPQALEGLKIIGRTAAVPGLPLITAAGTPPEQVEILRAGARAMLDEAVSDRLLIGNFSLVPRSAYQIITVLEQQAAAQGVTAL, via the coding sequence ATGTACGGCGTTGGCCGGGAGCAGGCCGAATCTTTCTGGCAGGTATTGCGCGACAAGCTGCTGCGCCTGGGGCTGCCGGCGGCGCCGGAGCGGCTCAGTTGGCCGGACGATTTGGCGCAGCACTGGCGGCGCGACGATCTGCTGCTCAGCCAAACCTGCGGTTATCCGTTGGTCAGCACTCTGCCGCAGGTGCAGCTGATCGGCACCTACCATTATCGGGTTGAGGGGTGCGACGGGCCGAATTACCGCAGCTGGCTGGTGGTGCGCGCGGGCGACCCCGGCGAACGGTTGGCGGATTTTCGCGGCCGGACGGCGGCCTATAACAGCACCGATTCCCAATCCGGCTACAACGGCCTGCGCGCGCTGATCGCGCCGCTGGCGCAGGACGGGAAATTCTTTGGTGCGGCGATTGCCTCCGGCGCGCATTATCAGTCGTTGAAGCTGATCCGCAGCGGGCAGGCGGATATCGCCGCCATCGATGCGATCAGCATGGAACTGCTGCGCCGGGCGCAGCCGCAGGCGCTGGAGGGGCTGAAAATCATCGGCCGCACGGCAGCGGTGCCCGGTCTGCCGCTGATCACCGCGGCAGGTACGCCGCCGGAACAGGTGGAAATCCTGCGCGCCGGCGCCCGAGCGATGCTGGATGAGGCGGTCAGCGACCGCCTGCTGATCGGCAATTTCAGTCTGGTGCCACGTTCGGCCTACCAGATTATCACCGTGCTGGAACAGCAGGCCGCCGCGCAGGGCGTGACGGCGCTCTAG
- the yedA gene encoding drug/metabolite exporter YedA, with amino-acid sequence MLSQQSRSVLPLIGALFTLYIVWGSTYFVIRLGVAQWPPLMMAGIRFLVAGIVLFSFLAWRGHALPTPKQWLAAGAIGILLLAVGNGLVTVAEHQHVPSGIAAVMVATVPLFTLCFSLLWGMRNTKLEWAGIALGLVGIVLLNTGNNLVGNPTGALLILLASASWAFGSVLGSRISLPAGPMAGAAEMLVAGVVLLAASQLSGERLTQMPSTGGFLALGYLIVFGSMLAISAYMFLLKNVRPAVATSYAYVNPVVAVLLGIGFAGESLAPREWLALVIIVAAVVLVTLGKYLFVRPARVQAIDSER; translated from the coding sequence ATGCTTAGCCAACAAAGCCGTAGCGTCCTGCCGTTGATCGGGGCGTTGTTCACGTTATATATCGTTTGGGGTTCCACCTATTTCGTCATTCGCCTCGGCGTCGCGCAGTGGCCGCCGCTGATGATGGCCGGCATTCGCTTCCTGGTTGCCGGCATCGTGCTGTTCAGTTTCCTGGCCTGGCGCGGCCACGCGCTGCCGACGCCGAAGCAGTGGCTGGCCGCCGGCGCCATCGGCATTCTGCTGCTGGCTGTGGGCAACGGCCTGGTGACGGTGGCGGAGCACCAACACGTGCCGTCCGGCATCGCCGCGGTGATGGTGGCGACGGTGCCGCTGTTCACCCTCTGCTTCAGCCTGCTGTGGGGGATGCGCAACACCAAACTGGAATGGGCCGGCATCGCGCTCGGTCTGGTGGGCATCGTGCTGCTTAATACCGGCAACAACCTGGTGGGCAACCCGACCGGCGCGCTGCTGATTTTGCTGGCGTCGGCCAGCTGGGCCTTCGGGTCGGTACTGGGATCGCGCATCTCGCTGCCGGCCGGGCCGATGGCCGGCGCGGCGGAAATGCTGGTCGCCGGCGTGGTGTTATTGGCAGCCAGTCAGCTGAGCGGCGAGCGTCTGACTCAGATGCCGAGCACCGGCGGCTTTCTGGCGCTGGGCTATCTGATCGTCTTCGGCTCGATGCTGGCGATCAGCGCCTATATGTTCTTGTTGAAGAACGTGCGCCCGGCGGTCGCCACCAGCTACGCCTACGTCAACCCGGTGGTGGCGGTGCTGCTCGGCATCGGCTTTGCCGGCGAATCGCTGGCGCCGCGCGAGTGGCTGGCGCTGGTGATCATCGTGGCGGCGGTGGTGCTGGTGACGCTGGGAAAATACCTGTTCGTCCGCCCGGCCCGCGTGCAGGCCATCGACAGCGAACGGTAG
- a CDS encoding DUF2878 domain-containing protein, whose translation MKKPHAGFWLATLGLGVCWLLALLTRDRLNGILLAGAALALIFTPAARRKGAALAALGGIGMDGLWSYSGVLHYSGQHGLPLWTIALWIGFGCWWYWLLDVVRAAPWPLAVLGAAVGPFAYAVSWKLDALLPGVPPEFMLLLLAVGWSIYLPAVSWLQWKRRDS comes from the coding sequence ATGAAGAAGCCGCATGCCGGATTCTGGCTGGCGACGCTGGGACTGGGCGTCTGCTGGCTGCTGGCGCTGCTGACTCGCGATCGGCTCAACGGCATCCTGCTGGCCGGCGCGGCCCTGGCGCTGATCTTTACCCCGGCCGCCCGCCGCAAAGGCGCGGCCCTGGCCGCCCTGGGCGGTATCGGCATGGATGGGCTGTGGAGCTACAGCGGCGTGCTGCACTACAGCGGGCAACACGGCCTGCCGCTCTGGACCATCGCGCTGTGGATCGGCTTCGGCTGCTGGTGGTATTGGCTGCTGGACGTGGTCAGAGCGGCCCCCTGGCCGCTGGCGGTGCTGGGCGCCGCCGTCGGCCCCTTTGCCTACGCCGTGTCCTGGAAGCTGGACGCCTTGCTGCCCGGCGTGCCGCCGGAGTTCATGCTGCTGCTGCTAGCCGTCGGCTGGTCGATTTACCTGCCGGCCGTCAGCTGGCTGCAGTGGAAGCGGCGGGACAGCTGA
- a CDS encoding helix-turn-helix transcriptional regulator produces the protein MSRINLENSGSTAQSVSDRLLTLLKTRGPQQASDAGKVLGTTGEAARQQFVKLAKEGLVEAVAETRGVGRPVQLWHLTSAGNARFPDTHADLTVQLLRTVRDKLGEQALDVLIETREQENRINYKQAMIGAADLQERVARLTEIRCREGYMAEWRQEEDGSYLLVENHCPICAAATVCQGFCRAELSIFTEVLQAQVERAEHILAGSRRCAYRISLL, from the coding sequence ATGTCAAGAATAAACTTGGAAAATAGCGGCAGCACCGCACAATCGGTCAGTGACCGCTTGCTGACGCTATTGAAAACCCGCGGCCCACAGCAAGCTTCTGACGCAGGAAAGGTGCTCGGCACCACCGGTGAGGCGGCCCGCCAGCAGTTCGTCAAGCTGGCGAAAGAGGGGCTGGTCGAAGCGGTGGCGGAAACGCGCGGCGTGGGCCGCCCGGTGCAGCTGTGGCATTTGACCTCGGCCGGCAACGCGCGCTTTCCCGACACCCATGCGGATCTGACGGTGCAGCTGCTGCGCACCGTGCGCGACAAGCTGGGCGAACAGGCGCTCGACGTGCTGATCGAGACCCGCGAGCAGGAAAACCGCATCAACTACAAGCAGGCGATGATCGGCGCCGCCGATCTGCAGGAGCGCGTGGCGCGCCTGACCGAAATCCGCTGCCGCGAAGGCTATATGGCCGAATGGCGTCAGGAGGAGGACGGTTCCTATCTGCTGGTGGAAAACCACTGCCCGATCTGCGCCGCCGCCACCGTCTGCCAGGGCTTCTGCCGGGCGGAGCTAAGCATCTTCACCGAAGTGCTGCAGGCGCAGGTGGAGCGCGCCGAACACATTCTGGCCGGCTCACGCCGCTGCGCCTACCGGATTTCGCTCCTTTAA
- a CDS encoding MFS transporter: MITHDDSRWSDLFSGKNAASAIALSLGVALHAINILVATTILPSVVQDIGGLDLYAWNTTLFVVASILGSALSARLLSGYGARSAYLVASLFFIAGAALCALAPSMPVMLIGRTVQGFGGGLIFALSYAMINLVFEQRLWPRAMALISAMWGIATLVGPAVGGIFAELNAWRWAFGILLPIMALYAAFTFLILPKGKAQQAAAPLPTTQLLLLTVAVLAVSAGSLAHSAWINLAGIALSLVLMAWLLKREAHSRARLLPHGALRRGSSLAALYITTALLVIGMTSEIFVPYFLQLLHGQSPLISGYIAAAMAAGWTLSEILSSGWRGAGIRRAIVSGPLFVLVGLLALAILMPVPSGGHWQALAPIVIALLLVGFGIGFGWPHLLTRILQVAPEADKDIAGASITTVQLFATAFGAALAGMIANLAGLNDPGGAAGAASAARWLFLAFALAPLLAVFSAWRCAAIAPPGAETGNLVQNPPSREC, from the coding sequence GTGATAACCCATGACGATAGCCGCTGGAGCGACCTTTTCTCCGGCAAAAATGCGGCCAGTGCGATCGCGCTTTCGCTCGGCGTGGCGCTGCATGCCATCAATATTCTGGTCGCCACCACCATTCTGCCCTCGGTGGTGCAGGATATCGGCGGTCTGGATCTCTACGCCTGGAACACCACGCTGTTCGTGGTGGCGTCGATCCTCGGTTCCGCGCTGTCGGCCCGGCTGCTCAGCGGCTACGGCGCGCGCAGCGCCTATCTGGTGGCTTCGCTGTTCTTCATCGCCGGGGCGGCGCTGTGCGCGCTGGCGCCGAGCATGCCGGTGATGCTGATCGGCCGTACGGTGCAGGGCTTCGGCGGCGGGCTGATCTTTGCGCTCTCCTACGCGATGATCAACCTGGTGTTCGAGCAGCGATTGTGGCCGCGCGCCATGGCGCTCATCTCGGCGATGTGGGGCATCGCCACCCTGGTGGGGCCGGCGGTGGGCGGCATTTTCGCCGAGCTGAACGCCTGGCGTTGGGCCTTCGGCATTCTGCTGCCGATCATGGCGCTGTACGCCGCATTTACCTTCCTGATTCTGCCCAAGGGCAAAGCGCAGCAGGCGGCCGCGCCGTTGCCGACCACGCAGCTGCTGTTGCTGACCGTGGCGGTGCTGGCGGTGTCCGCCGGCAGCCTGGCGCACAGCGCCTGGATCAACCTGGCGGGCATCGCGCTCTCGCTGGTGCTGATGGCCTGGCTGCTGAAGCGCGAAGCGCACTCGCGCGCCCGCCTGTTGCCGCACGGCGCGCTGCGGCGCGGCTCATCGCTGGCGGCGCTCTACATCACGACCGCGTTGCTGGTGATCGGCATGACCAGCGAGATCTTCGTGCCCTATTTTCTGCAGCTGCTGCACGGCCAGTCGCCGCTGATCTCCGGCTATATTGCCGCCGCCATGGCCGCCGGCTGGACGCTGTCCGAGATCCTCAGCTCCGGTTGGCGCGGGGCGGGCATTCGCCGGGCGATCGTCAGCGGGCCGCTGTTTGTGCTGGTGGGGCTGCTGGCGCTGGCGATTCTGATGCCGGTGCCGTCCGGCGGCCACTGGCAGGCGCTGGCGCCGATCGTCATTGCGCTGTTGCTGGTGGGGTTCGGCATCGGCTTCGGCTGGCCGCACCTGCTGACGCGCATTTTGCAGGTGGCGCCCGAAGCGGACAAAGATATCGCCGGCGCTTCGATTACCACGGTGCAGCTGTTCGCCACCGCATTCGGTGCGGCGCTGGCCGGGATGATCGCCAATCTGGCGGGGCTGAACGATCCGGGCGGCGCGGCGGGCGCGGCGTCGGCGGCGCGCTGGCTGTTCCTGGCGTTCGCGCTGGCGCCGCTGCTGGCGGTATTCAGCGCCTGGCGCTGCGCGGCGATCGCGCCGCCGGGCGCCGAGACGGGCAATCTTGTACAAAACCCGCCCTCGCGCGAGTGCTAG
- a CDS encoding helix-turn-helix domain-containing protein encodes MDNGLETADLRLAQRLADLRQQQGWSLEELAQRTGLSRATLSRVERAETSPTASLLNRLCAAYGLTMSRLLSEIEDEPPELLRPPQQPVWVDRASGFHRRSVSPPAALYKAEFIEARLDAGAQIDYDLPSIPALEHHLWLLSGQLELTLEGRVFRLSPGDCLRYRLFGASRFHVPGDEPAHYTLVICRP; translated from the coding sequence ATGGATAACGGTTTGGAGACTGCCGACCTGAGGTTGGCGCAGCGGCTGGCGGATTTGCGCCAGCAGCAGGGGTGGTCGCTGGAGGAGTTGGCGCAGCGCACCGGTCTCAGCCGGGCGACGCTCTCGCGGGTGGAGCGCGCCGAAACCAGCCCGACGGCGTCGCTGCTGAACCGGCTGTGCGCCGCCTACGGGTTGACCATGTCGCGCCTGTTGAGCGAAATCGAAGACGAACCGCCGGAGCTGTTGCGGCCGCCGCAACAGCCGGTATGGGTCGATCGCGCCAGCGGTTTTCACCGTCGCTCCGTTTCTCCTCCCGCCGCGCTGTATAAGGCCGAGTTTATCGAAGCCCGGCTCGATGCCGGCGCGCAGATCGATTACGACCTGCCGTCGATTCCGGCGCTGGAGCATCACCTCTGGCTGCTGTCCGGGCAACTGGAGCTGACGTTGGAAGGGCGCGTTTTCCGGCTGTCGCCCGGCGATTGCCTGCGCTACCGCCTGTTCGGCGCGTCCCGTTTCCATGTCCCCGGCGATGAGCCGGCCCATTACACGCTCGTTATCTGCAGGCCATAG
- a CDS encoding GNAT family N-acetyltransferase yields the protein MIELQQWGADAAQSAVADLAEMLHASVAHGASIGFVMPFTVEQARAFWQGLLPALARGERAMLVALANGRPVGTVQLLLAMPDNGRHRAEVVKLMVHPQARRQGVARLLMQEVQALAARHRRSLLVLDTLSGSAAQGLYRQLGFEAAGDIPQYARASDGGALEATCYMYKLL from the coding sequence ATGATTGAATTGCAACAGTGGGGCGCCGACGCGGCGCAAAGCGCCGTGGCCGACTTGGCCGAGATGCTGCACGCCAGCGTGGCGCACGGCGCCAGCATCGGTTTTGTCATGCCCTTTACGGTGGAGCAGGCGCGGGCATTTTGGCAGGGGCTGCTGCCGGCCCTGGCGCGGGGAGAGCGTGCGATGCTGGTGGCGCTGGCGAACGGTCGGCCGGTCGGCACAGTGCAGCTGCTGTTGGCGATGCCGGACAATGGCCGCCACCGGGCGGAAGTGGTCAAGCTGATGGTGCACCCGCAGGCGCGGCGGCAGGGCGTCGCGCGGCTGTTGATGCAGGAAGTGCAGGCGCTGGCGGCGCGTCATCGCCGCAGCCTGTTGGTGCTGGATACCCTGAGCGGCAGCGCGGCGCAGGGGTTGTACCGCCAATTGGGGTTCGAAGCGGCAGGTGACATCCCACAATACGCCCGCGCCAGCGACGGCGGGGCGTTGGAAGCCACCTGCTATATGTACAAACTGCTGTGA